The nucleotide sequence GTAAaatgatattattttagttttgataCTTAAATAGTCCAAAAATAACATTATAAGTGATACGATGTTAATTGAAACTGATCTTCTCAAAGCAAGTGATGTGATAATATCTTTAGATTATTTAGACTTCAAAACTAAAACAATGTCATTTTATAGATTTTATAATTTGCATGTTCATATTAACACTCTACTAACGTATGTAtgtcaaaaattattttagagACTAATATTTGTCACGtttgtaaaatttaaaaactaaataaaaacaattaaaattttagaaattcaaaacttacatataaattcataaattaaattaaatattaattcaaCAAAATACCCTTCTCAATAAACAAATactttttattcataaaaaataagGCATCAAATTCTCATTGCTTAATTAAtagactaaataaattaattacgaGTGGGAAATATATCCTAAAGTGCTTTTACATGATGATATCATCACTATACTATATAGTATAGTGATACCGCGAAAAACCTGATAAAGTAAAACCAAATCAAGCGTCGGTTCACAGATTTTatgaaatattattttattccatCTGCTTATCATTTAAAAACCAATTTGATTATTATTTTCGTGAAAAATATCTTCCTTCTTCTCAACTTGAAAAATCGAATGGACACCTTTAGCCCACGCATCAATTATATTCAGTGAGCTTAATAAAATTATTGGTGATCACTtgtatcaaaataaaatttaattttgattcggTATAAACTTTTACATGTATCTAATTATATaacattatattaataaaaacatttttttatattaattgtataaataattatataaaaaaaagtaaatataaTTAAATGACAATGGTTAAAAGTTTTATATATCtaattaaattatctaatatAACATATGTCtgcatcttatttttttttttcatgttgaTGTGAGTACCAAAATTATTATTCCCTTTTAATCTTATTGCCATCtttcatttattgttttttgaGTATATAACAAGACTAGTAAGATTATCTCATCTCACTTCACCGTAGCCATAAGATTATTATAATTAAGATCCCACAAAGCACATCACAGATAAGAGAGAAGGGATGGGAGTGGTGGTTATTGACGGCACGACCGTTAGGGATTTCGTTAACGACGACGCACACTTCAACAAGAGCGTTGATGAACAATTCACGGCGCTTGATACCAACAACGACGGCGTTTTGTCACGCTCGGAGCTCCGCACCGCCTTCGAGTCCATGAGGCTCATCGAGACGCACTTCGGCATCGACGTCGCTACTTCGCCGGAGGAACTCAAGAAACTCTACGATTCCATCTTCGAGAGGTTCGATGGTGATGGAAGCGGCGACGTCGACAAGAACGAGTTCAGATCCGAGATGAAGAAGATCATGCTCGCAATCGCTGACGGTTTGGGATCTTTTCCGATCCAGATGGTTCTCGAAGATGATGACAACAGCTTGCTCCAGAAAGCTGCAGATCTCGAAGCTTCTAAGACCGCCGCTGCTTGATTTCCGCCGTCATcggcggtggcggtggcggtggctCCGCCTTCCTTCTTTTGTTGCTTATCTTGGTATCACGTTGTCGTTTTGTGTTGTTTTCAGTTGTCGTTTTGGTTATGTGGAAATAATGAGTGGCGACTGGTACGGGAATTGACTTTGTCTTTGTATatcgtttttttttgttttgttttattgggCCTTTTTTATATGTAAGATGAATAATAAATAAGTGGGCCTATTAACATGAAAATGGGCCTAATGGGCCTAATGTGAATCCAAAGTAGTGAAAATGTAACTACAAAAAGTAGAAAGAAAAAAGCCTACAAAAACTTGACATATACGAGCTCAACCTGTGGACAAAAACATAGTTACTTCATTTTAGCTTTGGGTTTGAAACTTGGGGAAAGTACCGAAGTTAATAGTTATTGTGATTTGCGTGATTTGTGATTGATCGTAAAGCGAAGTGAAGTGTATTTACTATTTACACTTTCATTTCATATGATGTGTTACTTTCATTCCTTGTGTCACTACCAAGGTAATCCTAAATATTATTTGTTCCGCAAATCATGTTCAAAGTGCAATGCATGAGGAAATATACTTTAGGCGAAAACATGGAACCACGCGAGTGATGAGTGATGAGTGATGACAAAACTACTCTTCCCCACATGTAATGTTATCCATTTCTCCGATTGTGATTAAATTAGGCCAGACGAAAAGACAATAGTGATTCATAAGGCACATTTTCGCATATGCACGTTGAATCTACGAAGATCATGATCTTTTTATTGGATAGAAACTTTTGTCTCATACATacgatttttttaaaagtaatttgatTTTACAAATTTGTTGTGTTAAAATCTATAGTATTTGACATAATTTTAAAAGGTTTATATTCTCATAATGTTATTATGAGTAAAAACACTAATTTGAATAAAGTATTTTcgctcaaaaaaaataaattatttatgtcGGTTTGATGATTTGTTTCCATTATTATAATTTCAAGAAGCTGTTGTGTGCATGTTCACATACAAGTTTACGTTTCCCCAATAAGACCACTAAGATTTGAATTTCGTAGCACAGTTGATTTCTCTTTTAGAAGACTTTCTTAATtcgattaaattataaaagttttAATCATGATCAATCAATTGCTCTCATTCAAAGTAGAAGTTATTGTCATATgcaaaaataggaaaaaaattgaaattttagcgTGAaatcaagaaagtaaatgaagtaagtaaaactaaaattttaataaaatttaataactcAATAAATAAGAATTAATCCATATGCAAGATAGGATAAGCCGATAAGGTGTCCACTCATGCTATGAGTCAGCACggataaagaataaaaaaagctGAAGTCTGATTTGTATTGGATAAATTAACACTGGGACCAGCCAATCAAATAGTCAATTTACTAATTAACATAAACAAATATCAATAATTTGAAtgttattttatatatgtattaatttattagttaaaaaaatatgaataaatgaAAATTTAACTCGTAACAGCGAGAGttcgatttaaaaaaaaaaaaacagaaaacaacACCGGGACCCACCACTTTCCAACTCTTACTCTTGAGAGTTCACGTATCACACAATTCACTTTTTCTTGGTTTCGTTATATATGGCACCGCAAATTGCTCTTCTTCCCTTCCTCTAAAACTCTTCAACTTAACGAAACGAAACGAAACGGTGTCGTATCATGCTATCCTCATCTTTCTCTTCGCTGCGCCACGTCAGATCCCGGCCAACACTCGCTGCCGGAACCACCACTTCTCCGACGTCGGAGAATCAACAATCATCGAGTCTTTCTCTCCACGCAACAGCGTCGTTTTACGAGATCCTCGGGATCCCCGCCTCCGCGTCGATCCTCGAGATCAAGACTGCGTACCGCCGACTAGCCAGGGTTTGCCATCCCGACGCCGCGACTGTGATCGGCGGTCGGAACGTATCGTCGGACGAGTTCATGAAGATCCATGCTGCTTACTCCACGTTATCGGATCCTGAGAAGCGCGCCAGCTATGATAGGAGCTTGCATCAGCGACGGCGGATTCCACTGACGGCGGCGACGCCGGAGTCAAGGTTTCCCGGTTACGGTGGGCGAAGATGGGAAACGGATCAGTGCTGGTAGCGAGCTGACTCGGTGTGAGTTAAGGAGGAACGAGTTAGTTAGCTGGACTTTGGATCTTAAACTCTTAATTCTTAGGCGTGGTTATTAAATTCGCCTTTGATTGTAATTTGAGTTTAATTAGTAGTTAATTACGTTGGTGCGTGCAACATATGTTACATTCTACATGTCATTACTATTCCATACAAAAGAAAGAAGCACCTCTCTATTTATTAGTACACTTTTTTTAAGTATTCTACTTATTACAACTACGGTATAAAAATGCGTAGAAGAAGAAGAGTGCCGCTAATTTTAATAGGTTAAAAATCCTTAGAAAGTTGATTCTCTTGTAATTAATCTCCCAATGTTTTTAGTTTTATCTTTTGTATAATacgtttaattaatttttattgtcACAttaataaaataactaatttttatatttattataaaagaaatatttgaatATATGAATTTATTAGATAATTGTATAAAATTTGTTAGTCTTCGTATATTAATACATCAAAATGAAACTCTAATAATAATATGAGTGGGACAAAGTCTAGTTGAAGAACTAACCAAAAAGTCAACAATTAAAACCCGTTAATTGGTTTCTTATGTGGAAATGAAATGTAAAAAGTAATAAGTAATAACATTACATCGGTGCAATTAATTAGAATCCTAAAGTTTTTATTGCACCCAAAGTCAACACCTTCTAGCTAGGGCTATAAGTAACGAATTCATGTGTAATTGTATTGATTGGATTAATTCAATTTGAAAATGTCTTTAGAAGAAAATGGATACACTTCAACTTCAGTCTCCATTGATATTGACTAAGGATATCTGGTTATAAAAGATTGAAAATTCCATTATTATTCTCAATCTTCCAATACGTGTTTGGATGGAAAAGTTAATACTTTAGTGCTTGAAAGGGAAAGGCCAAGAATATAGATAGCCATGAAAANNNNNNNNNNNNNNNNNNNNNNNNNNNNNNNNNNNNNNNNNNNNNNNNNNNNNNNNNNNNNNNNNNNNNNNNNNNNNNNNNNNNNNNNNNNNNNNNNNNNNNNNNNNNNNNNNNNNNNNNNNNNNNNNNNNNNNNTACCCAAATATTCTCATTCCCTTCATCCGTTTATTATCAATCATCAATGATAATACAATTAATGTACACACAAACGTAATCTTTTGATTTCTATAACTAATTAATAAACTATGCTCGTATTTAATTCATATCTCTTTACGTCAATATAACTccacttgtttttttttttttttggatatttttcatttaattttatatttgtaGAATTTCTttacaaataataatattatttatgcATGTCTAATTGACCAATTTAGGTTTTCGGactgagaaaaaaatatataattttaatcaCAAAACAGAGATCAATCATAAATGTTGACACAGGAAACACACATAAAATTCAACCTTTTTTACCTTTTAGGCATAGATATACGAACATTTTAGTATTTTTCATCTTTGAAATTTACTTTACCAAATTTAGAtaattatgtatatattataaactatataattttgattttgagaATTAATAGccttaattttttatgttttacaCATTTAATGTATTCAATAAAGAATTCAAgcattctttctatatatatcaaATCATATGTTATGAATAAATATACTTTACATTATTCCAAGATGACCTCATACTCTGAGAAAAATTTAGAATGGTGTATTATTATTTCATGAAAAGTTACGATCGACACGTTAAagggatttttattttaatacataaattaattataataattatcgaaataaataatttaaaaaatatttaccgaaataaatatccctctcttatttcgtttatactgtaaacgagataattttgtATGTATCTCGTTttcagtgtaaacgagataagacagaTGGATGAAAAAACGtatatatctcatttacagtgtaaacgaaagtAAATTTCGTTAAAGGTAGGAATTATTTTGGTaaataagagaaaacaaaaataaataaaaaaaatattgtggAACTAGGTTTTTTGTTAGAGGGATTGAACAACAACCTCTTAATCCTAAGCATTATAATAAATCCAGTATaggatctctttttttttttttttttgtcaggtgGATATAACATCTTAAGAGACACCAAAATTTGTGACTAAATTAAAGTATCATGAACTAGGTTCTTAAACTTTTCTCTTTTGGtcagaagatttttttttttatttgtcacgGTTCAGAAGATGAGAAGATCCTTAAATTCTTTTTAAGATAAATATTTTTTCTCATTGCACAAAAATGGGCTACAAAAACATTATAGGCGAATAATTATAATGGGCTGAAAACAATGCAACATGCTACAAACCAGGGTGCGTTTTCGAGGCTTCGGCCCAGCCAAGACCAAAAAGAGAAAAGGTAAGGAAGAAAAGGGCTAGCACTATATATTGGTTTTCAATTTCATATAATCATGTGTGAATTTTAAAGTctcatataatttaaatttagattAATTAAAatgtatatttatttttttcctctCTTAATTCGTTAATGTGAATCATCTTGATCTTGGAGGATTTTTTAAGAACTTTAAACCCAACATGCATGTAAGGATTGAGCATTTGGAATCTATATAaggggagaaagaaaaagaatatatacaattttcttttatttatagttTTAGAATTATCTACACCAAGTTTTACTAAAACCTTATTTCAGTAATTTTATCTTACAATACAATAtgcaaattatttattatttatttatttatttttgaaggtGTAAGGAGCAACTAAACTCAAGAAATACTTTTGTATTTGTTGGTTAATGTTCATTTCACAAATTTAATAACCGTTGTGATCTCACTTTTTCATAAGAAAAGACAATATAAATAGatatatttctaatattttttttaagtaagagtttattttaaatttgtttgacttttgtatagattttttttaattttttttatttatcttatgctattttttatatttttggactTCACCAAAAGatcgaattttaaatttttcggaCATAAAATTTAGCACTCCATTATTACCAACTAATTACAAATTAAGATGTGGCGAATTCATACACATAATTCTTGTGAGAAACAAAGTAATCTGTCACATAGTTAATAAGTTAATAGGAAACTTCAATGGTGTTTATATGCAATGTTCTAATGATAGGATATATTATAAGTactaagaaattaaattaaacataatGAGAGTTAGACATAAAATATGTCTATATGTAGTTATGTACCATTACTATGGCCAAGATGCTACCAATGTGCAAACATCATCACAATATTGAAAGCTATAACTTTTTTTCATTGTAGTTTGTGCATAGATATATAGTCCAAAACCATGATGCTTCCACGATACAACATTTGATGTTAGGAAAAATAGGGTACACAAAAAAAAGCAACATAATATATTAGTGAAATTTCAATTTGCTTATATAGTTTCCATTGGTGGTTGGTGTTGTTGCCACTAAAATTTAAAGATGCAAATTGTTCTTATTGAACATTGTTCGATGCAGATTTCTTTTCAAGCAATCTTGTATACAATAACAATGGGGTCCCAAGAATCTTTAGTACAAAATTTTGCTTCGACTTTTTAGGGTTAACCATTTATCAATCATAAAATGTACTATATTTGTAGCAAGGTTTTAAGATTTGAAGATTAAACCAACCCAAACTATGTTTATTTATTGGGAGCCACTTAGATAAAGATGttaaaaacgtctttttttaaatatgttttttaaaaaattaaaatttaacacatataatcaattaaattgtattatttttattaaaattagactgGACAAATtagtttagtaaaaaaaattaataaattaaattttaaattggtataaattaatattttttataaaaaattactacaATATTCCTATTATAAAACACAACTAaaatattcttattatatatatatatatttaaaattttaaattttaacccTATAACGATAGAAAAGAAAATGGCTAGAATttagaattttcaaaattaatatatatataataagagtattttagtcattttatataataagaatattgtagtcattttttatataaataatattaatttagacaaattcaaaatttgattcactatttttcgattaaattaatttgtctgacctaattttgacaaaaataacataatttaagtaattatatatgttaaattttaattattaaaaaatatctttttaaaagaCATTTTTTGCGTCTTTATGGTAACatctccttatttattttattcttttggtGAGTTCTTAATGGGAGATAGAACTATCGCATATGGGTATTGAATTGattgattaaattattaaatcTATAATTGTTACACAATCACACTTTagttaaattaatataatttaatctaattttcaaaacatTGAATTCTGAATGTCCCGTATATAAGAATAAGATTAAAGCAACAAAATGATTGTGCAAGACACGTTGCATAGGCTAGATTGGTGAGTATTCCGTAGTATATTATCATATATAATTTTGCTGGTAACAAAAATTAATATGAACAACCTAACATCTTCTTCATTGCTTTCACATGGTTAATTGAATTATACTTATGTGCTAGCTAACAATTTTGCCAAGCTAGAAACGTTGTTGCATATGGTAAATAAAAACAATTATAGGACCACAAATTAAATACCATTGATCTTTGGAAAGTTCTAGTTAGTAAAAAACAATTCCcgggggaggaggaggaggatgaattaattaattgattattcaTTTGATCTAAATAATTAGCTGTTCAACTAATCGATACTAGTACATAAACATAAGTAGTTTACTATTTTTCAGAATTGAATTTGTTCAAATAGAGNNNNNNNNNNNNNNNNNNNNNNNNNNNNNNNNNNNNNNNNNNNNNNNNNNNNNNNNNNNNNNNNNNNNNNNNNNNNNNNNNNNNNNNNNNNNNNNNNNNNNNNNNNNNNNNNNNNNNNNNNNNNNNNNNNNNNNNNNNNNNNNNNNNNNNNNNNNNNNNNNNNNNNNNNNNNNNNNNNNNNNNNNNNNNNNNNNNNNNNNNNNNNNNNNNNNNNNNNNNNNNNNNNNNNNNNNNNNNNNNNNNNNNNNNNNNNNNNNNNNNNNNNNNNNNNNNNNNNNNNNNNNNNNNNNNNNNNNNNNNNNAAATCAATTAGCATATTTAACATATTTGTATATTTATACAAGATAT is from Arachis ipaensis cultivar K30076 chromosome B01, Araip1.1, whole genome shotgun sequence and encodes:
- the LOC107612414 gene encoding uncharacterized protein LOC107612414, with protein sequence MGVVVIDGTTVRDFVNDDAHFNKSVDEQFTALDTNNDGVLSRSELRTAFESMRLIETHFGIDVATSPEELKKLYDSIFERFDGDGSGDVDKNEFRSEMKKIMLAIADGLGSFPIQMVLEDDDNSLLQKAADLEASKTAAA
- the LOC107615859 gene encoding chaperone protein dnaJ 11, chloroplastic, giving the protein MLSSSFSSLRHVRSRPTLAAGTTTSPTSENQQSSSLSLHATASFYEILGIPASASILEIKTAYRRLARVCHPDAATVIGGRNVSSDEFMKIHAAYSTLSDPEKRASYDRSLHQRRRIPLTAATPESRFPGYGGRRWETDQCW